Proteins from one Amycolatopsis benzoatilytica AK 16/65 genomic window:
- a CDS encoding diguanylate cyclase domain-containing protein: MPEPGAAPGLVDVARKYATALTDTNGVTLPPAQVERLLLAFASEVTARPADAGAVRRFTALFAAAPIGIALADVSGFVVEANAALAKLLGTSTDALRGKHIDALAAGPQEAQRLRDALDGLPLTADARRIIRGLQLGHSRDGGLATNVTLASLPGDQPDVYYPVLMAADADDLHLLGERLLHQNLHDPLTGLPNSAAFTARLEAVLGAGGSEQIALLYLDIDGFKVINDGLGTGMADLVLKAISGKLQAVFAGQHDGYVARLSGDGFAVLLRGPDLNTQKTVTLADRVLEDLSEPVYVGEHGIGVSASIGIVVRPANESSPGELLRAAELALHRAKEVGKAQWMLYDPRRDARNRDRYQLGAVIAGALENGEFSLVYQPTVKLSKQEEIAAVNAGLLWHHPERGELGPEEFYPLAQTTGMTIPLGKWLLQESLGATARWREQYGGAAPDVCIRLPERLAADEDLVRLVKDQLDLHGLHGLPARALRLCTDRSAIFNDDGDVRDSFSVLADLGAQLVLTISGSSDLELIPRYRLPVKHVILSGAVVDALAAEEPAETDVRHLSQLVTRAKELQLRIGAEGVRDARHAERLRQQGVLAGRGSFVAESASGDEVDEMIARHAS, translated from the coding sequence GTGCCGGAGCCTGGTGCCGCGCCAGGGTTGGTCGACGTCGCGCGCAAGTACGCGACGGCGCTGACTGACACCAACGGAGTAACGCTCCCGCCCGCCCAGGTGGAGCGGCTCCTGCTCGCCTTCGCCAGCGAGGTCACCGCGCGCCCCGCGGACGCCGGGGCGGTGCGGCGGTTCACCGCGCTCTTCGCCGCCGCGCCGATCGGCATCGCGCTGGCCGACGTTTCCGGCTTCGTCGTCGAGGCGAACGCCGCACTGGCGAAACTGCTCGGCACGTCCACCGACGCGTTGCGCGGCAAGCACATCGACGCGCTGGCCGCCGGTCCGCAGGAGGCACAGCGGCTGCGCGACGCCCTCGACGGACTGCCGCTCACCGCGGACGCCCGCCGGATCATCCGCGGCCTGCAGCTCGGCCACAGCCGAGACGGCGGCCTGGCCACGAACGTCACGCTCGCCTCGCTGCCCGGCGACCAGCCGGACGTCTACTACCCGGTGCTGATGGCGGCCGACGCCGACGACCTGCACCTGCTCGGCGAACGGCTGCTGCACCAGAACCTGCACGACCCGCTCACCGGCCTGCCCAACAGCGCCGCGTTCACCGCCCGGCTCGAAGCCGTGCTCGGCGCGGGCGGGTCCGAGCAGATCGCCTTGCTGTACCTGGACATCGACGGCTTCAAGGTGATCAACGACGGGCTTGGCACCGGCATGGCCGACCTGGTGCTGAAGGCGATCTCGGGCAAGCTGCAGGCGGTGTTCGCCGGTCAGCACGACGGCTACGTCGCCCGGCTGTCCGGCGACGGGTTCGCGGTGCTGCTGCGCGGGCCGGACCTCAACACGCAGAAGACGGTGACGCTGGCCGACCGGGTGCTCGAAGACCTCAGCGAACCGGTCTACGTGGGCGAACACGGCATCGGCGTCAGCGCCAGCATCGGGATCGTCGTCCGCCCGGCGAACGAGAGCAGCCCCGGCGAACTGCTGCGGGCGGCCGAACTGGCGCTGCACCGCGCCAAAGAGGTCGGCAAGGCGCAGTGGATGCTGTACGACCCGCGGCGGGACGCCCGCAACCGAGACCGCTACCAGCTCGGTGCGGTGATCGCCGGCGCGCTGGAGAACGGCGAGTTCTCGCTGGTCTACCAGCCGACCGTCAAGCTCTCGAAGCAGGAAGAGATCGCCGCGGTGAACGCCGGGCTGCTCTGGCACCACCCGGAGCGCGGCGAACTCGGACCGGAGGAGTTCTACCCGCTTGCCCAGACGACCGGGATGACCATTCCGCTCGGCAAGTGGCTGCTGCAGGAATCGCTCGGCGCGACCGCGCGCTGGCGCGAGCAGTACGGCGGCGCCGCGCCGGACGTCTGCATCCGGCTGCCCGAACGGCTGGCCGCCGACGAGGACCTGGTGCGGCTCGTCAAAGACCAGCTCGACCTGCACGGCCTGCACGGCCTGCCCGCCCGTGCACTGCGGCTGTGCACCGACCGCTCGGCGATCTTCAACGACGACGGCGACGTGCGCGATTCGTTCAGCGTGCTCGCCGACCTCGGCGCACAGCTCGTGCTGACCATCTCCGGTTCGTCCGATCTGGAGCTGATCCCGCGGTACCGGCTGCCGGTCAAGCACGTCATCCTCAGCGGTGCGGTGGTGGACGCGCTCGCCGCCGAGGAACCGGCCGAAACCGACGTGCGGCATCTGTCGCAGCTCGTCACGCGGGCGAAGGAGCTGCAGC
- a CDS encoding cytochrome P450: protein MTDLAGASVPSGGTAPSRGTAPSRGTAIGRIAQAGSDTVTRAAESLRRQLPPITAVPLPRAVDERWLGATWPARDLAAPPPGSGLQPIQGDDGPPLIGHTLDGMRFGPEFSIRRYARYGPVSWMGVFGQRVVTLAGPEATQVALVNKDKAFSQEGWKFFIERFFERGLMLLDFGEHHLHRRIMQQAFTRDRLRGYVGQMGPALREGVANLPSGQPQLYWAFKQLTLDVATQVFMGMRSAADAERINHAFVSAVRAGTAVLRYPVPGGRWAAGLRGRRTLERYFGENLAAKRDSDGDDLFSALCHAESEDGDRFSDVDIVNHMIFLMMAAHDTTTITASAMAYYLAKYPEWQDRARAESLALGGDLPDLDALESLETLDLVMKESLRLRAPVPSMARKTTKDTEVLGHYLPADTLVALWPTLNHFSPEHWTDPLRFDPERFGPDRHEDKSHRFAWMPFGGGAHKCIGLQFGGLEVKALLHEMLLAHRWSVPDDYVAKWDYVSLPVPADGLPARLSYR from the coding sequence ACTGCGCCCAGCCGTGGCACCGCGATCGGCCGGATCGCCCAAGCCGGCAGCGACACCGTCACCCGCGCCGCCGAAAGCCTCCGCCGCCAGCTCCCCCCGATCACCGCCGTCCCGCTCCCGCGCGCGGTGGACGAGCGCTGGCTCGGCGCGACCTGGCCGGCCCGCGACCTGGCCGCTCCCCCGCCCGGCAGCGGCCTCCAGCCGATCCAGGGCGACGACGGTCCGCCGCTGATCGGGCACACCCTCGACGGAATGCGGTTCGGCCCCGAGTTCAGCATCCGCCGGTACGCGCGCTACGGGCCGGTCTCCTGGATGGGCGTTTTCGGCCAGAGGGTGGTCACCCTGGCCGGGCCGGAAGCCACCCAGGTCGCGCTCGTCAACAAGGACAAAGCCTTCTCCCAGGAGGGCTGGAAGTTCTTCATCGAGCGGTTCTTCGAACGCGGCCTGATGCTGCTCGACTTCGGCGAGCACCACCTGCACCGCCGGATCATGCAGCAGGCGTTCACCCGCGACCGGCTGCGCGGGTACGTCGGGCAGATGGGCCCGGCGCTGCGCGAGGGCGTGGCGAATCTGCCGTCCGGGCAGCCGCAGCTGTACTGGGCGTTCAAGCAGCTGACGCTGGACGTCGCGACGCAGGTGTTCATGGGCATGCGTTCCGCGGCCGACGCCGAGCGGATCAACCACGCCTTCGTGAGCGCGGTGCGCGCCGGTACCGCGGTGCTCCGGTATCCGGTGCCCGGCGGTCGCTGGGCCGCGGGTTTGCGCGGCAGGCGGACCCTGGAGCGCTATTTCGGCGAGAACCTGGCGGCGAAGCGCGACAGCGACGGCGACGACCTGTTCTCCGCGCTCTGCCACGCGGAATCCGAGGACGGCGACCGGTTCAGCGACGTCGACATCGTCAACCACATGATCTTCCTCATGATGGCCGCGCACGACACGACCACCATCACCGCCAGCGCGATGGCTTACTACCTCGCGAAATACCCGGAATGGCAGGACCGCGCCCGCGCCGAGTCGCTGGCGCTCGGCGGCGATCTCCCGGACCTCGACGCGCTGGAAAGCCTCGAAACGCTCGACCTGGTCATGAAAGAGTCGCTCCGGCTGCGCGCGCCGGTGCCGTCGATGGCTCGCAAGACCACAAAGGACACTGAAGTCCTCGGCCACTACCTGCCCGCCGACACGCTGGTCGCGCTCTGGCCGACGCTCAACCACTTCTCCCCCGAACACTGGACCGACCCGCTGCGCTTCGACCCCGAGCGGTTCGGCCCGGACCGCCACGAGGACAAGTCGCACCGGTTCGCCTGGATGCCCTTCGGCGGCGGCGCGCACAAGTGCATCGGGCTCCAGTTCGGCGGCCTGGAAGTAAAAGCGCTCCTGCACGAGATGCTGCTGGCGCACCGCTGGTCAGTTCCCGACGACTACGTCGCGAAGTGGGATTATGTCTCGCTTCCGGTGCCCGCCGACGGCCTCCCGGCCCGGCTGTCCTATCGTTGA